Proteins encoded in a region of the Mycolicibacterium neoaurum genome:
- the glgB gene encoding 1,4-alpha-glucan branching protein GlgB — protein sequence MDLHLFAEGRHERLWEVLGAHPRTYDTPDGPVEGVSFAVWAPNAKGVTLIGEFNLWGGNEAPLRSLGSSGVWEVFWPGFPADGLYKFRVHGADGSVVDRADPMAFAAEVPPQTASRVTVSEYEWNDQDWMSQRALQNPVFEPMSTLEVHLPSWRPGLSYRELAVELVDYVTEQGFTHVEMLPVAAHPFGGSWGYQVTSYYAPMPRLGTPDDLRYLIDALHQAGIGVIVDWVPAHFPKDAWALGRFDGTPLYEHSDPRRGEQLDWGTYVFDFGRAEVRNFLVANALYWLQEFHVDGLRVDAVASMLYLDYSRPADGWTPNVYGGRENLEAVQFLQEMNATVHKVSPGIVTIAEESTSWPGVTRPTNLGGLGFSMKWNMGWMNDTLEFIKRDPIHRSYHHHEITFSMLYAFSENYVLPISHDEVVHGKGTLWGRMPGNDHNKAAGLRSLLAYQWAHPGKQLLFMGQEFGQRAEWSEERGVDWYQLSENSFSTGISQLVTDINALYRDRRALWSRDTVPEGYSWIDANDSANNVLSFLRFGDDGSMLACVFNFSGNEHAQYRLGLPKAGTWREVLNTDATVYNGSGIGNLGAVEATDEPWHGRPASAVMALPPLSALWFEPES from the coding sequence ATGGACCTGCACCTGTTCGCCGAGGGGCGCCACGAGCGGTTGTGGGAGGTCCTCGGTGCGCACCCGCGGACCTATGACACCCCCGACGGACCGGTCGAGGGTGTGTCGTTCGCCGTCTGGGCGCCAAATGCCAAGGGCGTGACGTTGATCGGCGAGTTCAACCTCTGGGGTGGCAACGAGGCTCCGCTGCGCAGCCTGGGCTCCTCAGGAGTGTGGGAGGTCTTCTGGCCCGGCTTCCCCGCCGACGGTCTCTACAAGTTCCGGGTACACGGGGCCGACGGATCGGTCGTTGACCGCGCAGACCCGATGGCGTTCGCCGCCGAGGTGCCGCCGCAGACCGCATCGAGGGTGACGGTCAGCGAGTACGAATGGAACGACCAGGACTGGATGTCCCAGCGTGCGCTGCAGAATCCGGTGTTCGAGCCGATGAGCACGCTGGAGGTGCACCTGCCGTCATGGCGTCCCGGACTGAGCTATCGCGAACTCGCGGTGGAACTCGTCGACTACGTCACCGAACAGGGTTTCACCCATGTCGAGATGCTGCCGGTGGCGGCTCACCCGTTCGGCGGTTCCTGGGGCTACCAGGTCACCTCGTACTACGCGCCGATGCCCCGCCTGGGCACCCCGGACGACCTGCGGTACCTGATCGACGCGCTGCATCAGGCCGGTATCGGTGTCATTGTCGACTGGGTGCCGGCCCACTTCCCGAAGGACGCCTGGGCGTTGGGCAGGTTCGACGGCACCCCGCTCTACGAACACTCCGACCCCCGCCGCGGTGAGCAACTCGACTGGGGCACCTACGTTTTCGACTTCGGGCGCGCCGAGGTGCGCAACTTCCTGGTGGCCAACGCGCTGTACTGGCTGCAGGAGTTCCACGTCGACGGTCTGCGGGTCGACGCGGTGGCCTCGATGCTCTATCTGGACTACTCACGCCCGGCCGACGGGTGGACCCCCAACGTCTATGGCGGCCGCGAGAACCTGGAGGCGGTGCAGTTCCTGCAGGAGATGAACGCCACCGTGCACAAGGTCTCCCCCGGCATCGTCACCATCGCCGAGGAGTCCACCTCGTGGCCCGGTGTCACCCGCCCGACCAACCTTGGCGGTCTGGGCTTTTCGATGAAGTGGAACATGGGCTGGATGAACGACACGCTGGAGTTCATCAAGCGTGACCCGATCCACCGCAGTTACCACCACCACGAGATCACGTTCTCGATGCTCTACGCCTTCAGCGAGAACTATGTACTCCCCATCAGTCATGACGAGGTGGTGCACGGCAAAGGCACCCTGTGGGGCCGGATGCCCGGCAACGACCACAACAAGGCGGCCGGGCTGCGGAGCCTATTGGCCTATCAGTGGGCACACCCCGGCAAGCAGCTGTTGTTCATGGGCCAGGAATTCGGTCAGCGGGCCGAGTGGTCCGAGGAACGCGGTGTGGACTGGTATCAGTTGTCGGAGAACAGCTTCTCCACCGGAATCTCCCAGCTCGTCACTGATATCAATGCTCTGTACCGCGACCGGCGGGCGCTGTGGTCGCGCGACACCGTGCCGGAGGGATACTCCTGGATCGACGCCAACGACTCGGCCAACAATGTGCTGAGCTTTCTGCGCTTCGGCGACGACGGCTCGATGTTGGCGTGCGTGTTCAACTTCTCCGGTAACGAGCACGCGCAGTATCGGTTGGGCCTGCCGAAGGCGGGTACATGGCGCGAGGTGCTCAACACCGACGCCACGGTCTACAACGGATCCGGAATCGGCAACCTGGGTGCGGTCGAGGCGACCGATGAGCCTTGGCATGGTCGGCCGGCCTCAGCGGTGATGGCGCTTCCGCCACTGTCGGCGCTGTGGTTCGAGCCTGAGAGCTGA
- a CDS encoding tetratricopeptide repeat protein, translating to MTRPRPNIGPALAGAFDLSALKAPPPGREDAAAAPAGAVEVTEANLEAEVLVRSGEIPVVVLLWTPRSDTSVQLADTLAALAQSDAGKWSLATVNVDTTPRVAQMFGVQAVPTVVALAGGQPISSFQGPQPADQLRQWIDSLLSATAGKLSGVPEQAEEVDPALEQARAYLDAGEFDAALAAYQDILAAKPQDPEAAGAVRQITFLQRATTRSPESPALADAAPGDVEAAFAAADVEILQQDVTAAFDRLIALIKRTAGDERTAARTRLIELFELFDAADPEVIDARRKLANALY from the coding sequence CTGCAGCCGCTCCGGCCGGCGCGGTCGAGGTGACCGAGGCCAACCTGGAAGCCGAGGTGCTGGTCCGCTCCGGTGAGATCCCGGTGGTGGTGCTGCTGTGGACACCGCGCAGCGATACCAGCGTGCAGCTCGCCGACACGCTGGCAGCGCTGGCCCAGTCCGACGCGGGTAAGTGGTCGCTGGCCACGGTCAACGTAGACACCACCCCTCGGGTTGCGCAGATGTTCGGCGTGCAGGCGGTGCCGACGGTGGTGGCTTTGGCCGGCGGCCAGCCGATCTCGAGCTTCCAGGGGCCGCAGCCCGCCGACCAACTGCGCCAGTGGATCGATTCCCTGCTGAGCGCCACCGCCGGGAAGCTCAGCGGGGTGCCCGAACAGGCCGAGGAGGTGGACCCGGCCTTGGAGCAGGCGCGCGCGTACCTCGACGCCGGAGAGTTCGACGCAGCCCTGGCGGCTTACCAGGACATCCTTGCCGCCAAGCCGCAGGACCCCGAGGCCGCCGGTGCGGTCCGCCAGATCACCTTCCTGCAGCGCGCCACCACCCGCTCGCCGGAATCGCCGGCGTTGGCCGATGCCGCGCCGGGGGATGTCGAGGCCGCGTTCGCCGCCGCCGATGTCGAGATTCTGCAGCAGGACGTCACCGCCGCGTTCGACCGGCTGATCGCACTGATCAAACGCACCGCCGGCGATGAGCGCACGGCCGCCCGCACCCGACTTATCGAGCTGTTCGAGCTTTTCGACGCGGCCGATCCCGAGGTGATCGACGCTCGCCGCAAGCTGGCCAACGCGCTCTACTAG